The following proteins are encoded in a genomic region of Salvelinus namaycush isolate Seneca chromosome 12, SaNama_1.0, whole genome shotgun sequence:
- the LOC120056852 gene encoding RING finger protein 145-like → MALKDKLEAVLNVGLRVPSIMLLEVLYRWDVSSFFQKIQRSSLNNNPIFQYKYLALYLHYVGYILSLVLLTLPRQHLVKLYLYVLTALLLFAGHQVSRDYVRSELDSGYEGPLYLEPLSMNRFNTALLAQLVVCTLCSCVMQTKRIWLFSAHLLPLVARLCLVPLETIVFINRFAMIFTGLEVIYFLASNLLVPYNLAKTAYRELVQVVEVYGLLALGMSLWNQLVLPVLFMCFWLVLFALQIYSYFSSRDQPTSRERLLFLFLTSIAECCSTPYSLLGLVFTVSFVALGVLTLCKFYLQGYRAFMNDNTMHRGMTEGITLLILAVQTGLIELQVIHRAFLLSIILFIVVASILQSMLEIADPIVLALGASRDKSLWKHFRAVSLCLFLLVFPTYMAYMICQFFLMDFWLLIIISSSILTSLQVLGTLLIYILFMVEEVRKEPVQNMDDVIYYVNGTYRLLEFLVALVVVAYGVSETVFGEWTVMGSTIIFIHSYYNVWLRAQLGWQSFLLRRDAVNKIKSLPTASDLQLEKYNDICAICYQDMKFAVITPCSHFFHAGCLKKWLYVQETCPLCHKQLKSQSQPANATAAPAQDILPANPNPAEAGQGEPVAVAAEGDKTVTQNGVPVDGSQASPSSTSALPSSSSLGLAEESAPGPQQADTVDSVYLEDQVAGLSQGSGESCLRHRQPQQSASSPAATSSTARGAEL, encoded by the exons GTTACATCCTCAGCCTGGTGCTCCTGACTCTGCCTCGTCAACACCTGGTGAAGCTCTACCTGTACGTGCTCACTGCCCTGCTGCTCTTCGCTGGACACCAGGTGTCCAG GGATTATGTCCGCAGTGAGCTGGACTCTGGGTACGAGGGACCGCTCTACCTGGAGCCACTATCCATGAACCGGTTCAACACCGCCCTCCTAG cTCAGCTGGTGGTGTGCACCCTGTGCTCCTGCGTCATGCAGACCAAGAGGATCTGGCTGTTCTCTGCTCACCTGCTCCCCCTGGTGGCCCGTCTCTGTCTGGTCCCCCTGGAGACCATCGTGTTCATCAACCGCTTCGCCATGATCTTCACGGGCCTGGAGGTCATCTACTTCCTGGCCTCCAACCTGCTGGTGCCCTACAACCTGGCCAAGACCGCCTACAGGGAGCTGGTGCAG GTGGTGGAGGTGTATGGGCTGCTGGCTCTGGGGATGTCCCTGTGGAACCAGCTGGTTCTGCCCGTCCTCTTCATGTGCTTCTGGTTGGTTCTGTTCGCCCTGCAGATCTACAGCTACTTCAGTAGCCGGGACCAGCCCACCTCCAGAGAGAGGCTGCTCTTCCTGTTCCTCACCAG TATTGCAGAGTGCTGCAGCACGCCCTATTCCCTGCTGGGCCTGGTCTTCACTGTTTCCTTCGTGGCGTTGGGCGTCCTCACACTCTGCAAGTTCTACCTGCAGGGCTACCGGGCCTTCATGAATGACAACACCATGCACCG GGGGATGACAGAGGGCATCACGTTACTGATCCTGGCTGTACAGACGGGTCTGATCGAACTGCAGGTCATCCACCGAGCCTTCCTCCTGAGTATCATCCTCTTCATCGTGGTGGCCTCCATCCTACAGTCCATGCTGGAGATAGCTGACCCCATTGTACTGGCTCTAGGGGCCTCCCGGGACAA GAGCCTGTGGAAGCACTTCCGGGCCGTGAGCCTGTGCTTGTTCCTGCTGGTCTTCCCAACATATATGGCCTACATGATCTGCCAGTTCTTCCTCATGGACTTCTGGCTCCTCATCATCATCTCCTCCAGCATCCTCACCTCactgcag GTGCTGGGCACCCTGCTCATCTACATCCTGTTCATGGTGGAGGAGGTCCGTAAGGAGCCCGTACAGAACATGGACGATGTCATCTACTACGTGAACGGGACCTACCGGCTGCTGGAGTTCCTGGTGGCGCTCGTGGTGGTGGCCTACGGCGTGTCAGAGACGGTGTTCGGGGAGTGGACGGTGATGGGCTCCACCATCATCTTCATTCACTCTTACTACAACGTCTGGCTGCGTGCCCAGCTGGGCTGGCAGAGCTTCCTGCTGCGCAGAGACGCCGTCAACAAGATCAAGAGCCTGCCCACCGCCTCTGACCTGCAGCTGGAGAAGTACAACGACATCTGCGCCATCTgctatcag GACATGAAGTTTGCTGTCATCACCCCTTGCAGCCACTTCTTCCACGCTGGCTGTCTCAAGAAGTGGCTTTATGTACAGGAGACCTGCCCCCTCTGTCACAAACAGCTGAAGAGCCAATCACAGCCTGCCAATGCCACCGCTGCACCCGCCCAGGACATTCTACCAGCCAATCCCAACCCAGCAGAGGCTGGGCAAGGAGAGCCAGTGGCTGTTGCGGCTGAGGGGGACAAAACCGTTACTCAGAACGGTGTTCCTGTTGACGGGAGCCAAGCCAGCCCCTCTTCCACCTCTGCCTTGCCCTCAAGCTCTAGTTTAGGGTTAGCAGAGGAGAGTGCCCCGGGCCCCCAGCAGGCTGACACAGTGGACAGTGTGTATTTGGAGGACCAGGTGGCTGGTCTGTCACAGGGCTCGGGGGAGTCATGTCTCCGGCATCGCCAGCCCCAGCAGTCTGCCTCTTCACCTGCAGCAACATCATCCACAGCACGTGGAGCTGAACTGTAG